In a single window of the Osmerus eperlanus chromosome 4, fOsmEpe2.1, whole genome shotgun sequence genome:
- the sp5l gene encoding sp5 transcription factor-like — translation MAALTIQRTDNFLHTFLQDRTPSSSPEGAPNALSFLATTCSQAWQVGGTVASESAQFPYEGAVSSTTGMFQLWSNEVAPSAGLGSHQMTFTVPKVQFPGNMQPGLGPHPHLHHHHHHHHHELPLTPPAEPPSAYSFELSPVKVLSSQSQGSGPYYPQHNTVGQTFPSFLQNSSARHHLSGAHMEEGQQWWSLPQTNATPSNHHFSLGRQLVLGHQPQIAALLQGTSKGLLSSTRRCRRCKCPNCQANGGGLEFGKKRLHICHIPECGKVYKKTSHLKAHLRWHAGERPFVCNWLFCGKSFTRSDELQRHLRTHTGEKRFGCQQCGKRFMRSDHLSKHVKTHQGRKTRAGQPSQHGSSDPLLTNIKRE, via the exons ATGGCTGCGCTGACTATACAGAGGACTGACAACTTCTTGCATACATTTTTGCAG gACCGCActcccagctcctctccagAGGGAGCCCCTAACGCTCTGTCATTCCTGGCTACCACCTGCAGCCAGGCCTGGCAGGTGGGTGGCACTGTGGCCTCAGAGAGTGCCCAGTTCCCCTACGAGGGGGCGGTAAGCTCCACCACAGGGATGTTTCAACTCTGGAGCAACGAGGTGGCCCCCAGCGCCGGCCTCGGCTCCCACCAGATGACCTTCACCGTGCCCAAGGTCCAGTTCCCTGGCAACATGCAGCCTGGCCTgggccctcacccccacctccatcaccaccatcaccaccaccaccacgagcTGCCTCTTACCCCCCCAGCTGAGCCCCCGTCCGCCTATTCATTCGAGCTCTCCCCCGTCAAGGTGCTCTCCTCTCAGTCGCAGGGCAGTGGCCCCTACTACCCTCAACACAACACAGTGGGGCAGACTTTCCCCAGCTTCCTCCAGAACTCCTCTGCCAGGCACCACCTCTCCGGGGCTCACATGGAGGAGGGCCAGCAGTGGTGGAGCCTCCCCCAGACTAACGCCACCCCCTCCAACCACCACTTCTCCCTGGGCAGGCAGCTAGTCCTGGGCCACCAGCCCCAGATCGCCGCCCTCCTCCAAGGCACCTCCAAAGGCCTGCTGAGCTCCACGCGCCGCTGCCGCCGCTGCAAGTGCCCCAACTGCCAGGCCAACGGCGGCGGGCTGGAGTTCGGCAAGAAGCGCCTGCACATTTGCCACATCCCCGAGTGCGGCAAGGTGTACAAGAAGACGTCCCACCTGAAGGCCCACCTGCGCTGGCACGCCGGGGAGAGGCCCTTCGTGTGCAACTGGCTCTTCTGCGGCAAGAGCTTCACGCGCTCCGACGAGCTGCAGCGCCACCTGCGCACGCACACCGGGGAGAAGCGCTTCGGCTGCCAGCAGTGCGGCAAGAGGTTCATGAGGAGCGATCACCTGTCCAAACACGTCAAGACCCACCAGGGCAGGAAGACCAGGGCTGGACAGCCCTCCCAGCACGGTTCCTCCGACCCCCTTCTCACCAACATCAAGAGGGAGTAA